From Leptospira fainei serovar Hurstbridge str. BUT 6, the proteins below share one genomic window:
- a CDS encoding alpha/beta hydrolase, with translation MTGTLLAGDEVKSNLENSYRIEDGKFTGVGNTSIYYRSYRSKNASKPRVLVVQHGIGEHGGRYENLLGALSGKGYNVYLIDSRGHGKSEGDRGVVTDFNQFLSDLDQLIGIAKQKEGVLKVTLMGHSMGALISLFYAGDPGYQANLDRLVLSSLPIEVKTNLIAKIKKGMLGLIAGTSPGFTISTGLDAATLSRDETAVAAYKNDPLVHDKAGAYLGDFILNSKEKALEKASKINLPVYLFHGKEDAIALSAGTEEAFAAIPSKDKTMKIYEGLFHETMNELPADREQVLKDLVSWLASH, from the coding sequence ATGACCGGAACCCTCTTAGCCGGCGATGAAGTTAAATCTAATCTGGAAAATTCCTACCGTATCGAAGATGGAAAATTCACCGGCGTAGGCAATACTTCCATCTATTATCGCAGCTATAGATCGAAAAATGCTTCGAAACCGAGAGTCTTAGTCGTTCAACACGGAATCGGAGAACACGGAGGGCGATACGAAAATCTATTGGGAGCGCTCTCCGGAAAAGGATATAACGTTTATTTAATCGATTCCCGCGGTCACGGAAAGTCCGAGGGGGATCGCGGTGTAGTGACTGATTTTAACCAATTCCTGAGCGATCTGGACCAATTGATCGGCATTGCAAAACAAAAAGAAGGAGTTTTAAAAGTTACCCTGATGGGCCACTCGATGGGTGCCTTAATCTCTCTTTTTTATGCGGGAGATCCGGGATATCAGGCAAATTTGGATCGATTGGTCCTCAGTAGTCTTCCTATCGAGGTAAAAACGAATCTAATCGCAAAAATCAAAAAAGGAATGCTTGGATTAATAGCCGGTACTTCTCCTGGCTTCACTATCTCGACCGGATTAGATGCCGCCACTTTATCTCGGGATGAAACCGCAGTCGCCGCTTATAAAAATGATCCGCTAGTCCATGATAAGGCGGGCGCGTATCTGGGAGACTTTATCCTTAACTCAAAAGAAAAAGCCTTAGAGAAAGCATCTAAAATCAATCTTCCCGTTTATTTATTTCACGGAAAGGAGGATGCGATCGCACTTTCCGCCGGAACGGAAGAAGCCTTTGCAGCAATTCCCTCTAAGGATAAAACAATGAAGATCTACGAAGGTCTATTTCACGAGACGATGAATGAACTCCCCGCAGATAGGGAGCAAGTATTAAAAGATTTAGTGAGCTGGCTGGCTTCACACTGA
- a CDS encoding glutathione S-transferase family protein, translating to MERILYSHSISVNSYRARLMLSLLNLEFKEISVDLLRSEQNGDSFKKINPVSQIPVLVENDITIWDSHAISIYLAEKYGEDQWLPRSLQSKAIVLQWIFFDANELNNGVGLARVHYKFKIGGNGETFQERGKKAYSILNDHLANRDWIELNRPTLADVSCFPFCSVSKDAKIDIDEYPNLRNWMERFSHLENFVPFRKIEHK from the coding sequence ATGGAAAGAATCCTTTATAGTCATTCAATATCCGTAAACTCATATCGAGCAAGACTGATGCTTAGTCTTTTGAATTTAGAGTTTAAGGAAATTTCCGTAGATTTGCTGCGCTCGGAGCAGAATGGAGACTCTTTTAAAAAAATAAATCCGGTCTCTCAAATACCCGTACTAGTCGAAAATGATATCACAATCTGGGACAGTCACGCAATCTCAATATATTTGGCCGAAAAATACGGCGAAGATCAATGGCTCCCCCGGAGTTTGCAAAGTAAAGCAATCGTTTTGCAATGGATATTCTTTGATGCAAACGAGTTAAACAATGGAGTGGGACTGGCCCGAGTTCACTACAAGTTTAAGATCGGGGGAAATGGAGAAACGTTTCAGGAAAGAGGAAAAAAGGCATATAGTATCTTAAATGATCACTTAGCTAATCGCGACTGGATAGAATTAAACAGGCCCACATTAGCCGACGTTTCCTGTTTTCCGTTTTGTTCAGTATCCAAAGACGCGAAAATCGATATCGATGAATACCCTAATTTGCGGAATTGGATGGAGAGGTTTTCGCATTTAGAAAATTTCGTTCCTTTCCGAAAAATCGAACATAAGTAA
- a CDS encoding methylated-DNA--[protein]-cysteine S-methyltransferase produces the protein MTYYAKIGSPIGELLIVSNGISITRICMDNQKYGADIEEDWIERSNLEPISLAREQLNAYFAGHLKKFDLPLTMIGTPFQKRVWAELIKIPFGEIISYGELARRIDNPNASRAVGLANGKNPMAIVVPCHRVIGSNGSLTGYGGGLPNKQYLLEMERTLEQGNVNSASNFEGDLWTWSEQNELPLKNGS, from the coding sequence TACTACGCAAAAATAGGTTCGCCGATCGGCGAACTTCTTATCGTCTCGAACGGAATCAGCATCACACGAATCTGCATGGATAATCAAAAATACGGCGCCGATATCGAAGAGGACTGGATCGAGCGCTCGAATCTGGAACCGATATCGCTTGCTCGCGAGCAACTTAATGCCTATTTTGCCGGACACCTAAAAAAATTCGATCTGCCTCTGACTATGATAGGAACTCCTTTCCAAAAAAGGGTATGGGCGGAACTTATCAAGATACCATTTGGAGAAATTATTTCCTACGGAGAGTTAGCACGTAGGATCGATAACCCGAACGCTTCTCGCGCAGTCGGGCTGGCTAACGGTAAGAACCCGATGGCAATCGTCGTTCCCTGCCACCGAGTTATCGGTTCGAATGGAAGTCTCACCGGATACGGAGGTGGATTACCTAATAAACAATATTTACTTGAAATGGAACGAACCCTCGAGCAAGGCAATGTAAATTCCGCTTCGAATTTCGAAGGCGACCTATGGACCTGGTCTGAACAAAACGAACTCCCATTAAAAAACGGTTCATAA